A genomic segment from Pedobacter sp. MC2016-14 encodes:
- a CDS encoding protein-L-isoaspartate(D-aspartate) O-methyltransferase, whose product MAYKFVDNYRERGARKKLVEHLKSRGIADLKVLNAIGKIPRHFFFDETFWNQAYKDIAFPIGGGQTISQPYTVAYQTEVLHIKKGDKVLEIGTGSGYQTCVLMELGANVFTIERQESIYQRTIKVLPGMGYHAKFFFGDGSLGISVHAPYDKIIVTAGAPFVPEVLLKQLKIGGILVIPVGNEHAQVMVTVIRVSETDYEKIELDTFRFVPLVGDQAW is encoded by the coding sequence ATGGCATACAAATTTGTAGACAATTACCGGGAAAGAGGCGCAAGAAAAAAATTGGTAGAACACCTTAAATCAAGGGGTATAGCAGATTTGAAGGTATTAAATGCCATAGGGAAAATTCCCCGGCACTTCTTTTTTGATGAGACATTCTGGAACCAGGCCTATAAGGATATTGCTTTTCCAATTGGTGGAGGACAAACGATCTCTCAACCTTATACTGTAGCCTATCAGACCGAAGTGTTACATATTAAAAAAGGCGATAAAGTATTAGAAATTGGTACTGGCTCAGGATATCAAACTTGTGTTTTGATGGAGTTGGGCGCAAATGTTTTTACAATTGAACGCCAGGAGAGCATTTACCAGCGTACCATTAAAGTTTTACCGGGAATGGGGTATCATGCCAAATTCTTTTTTGGAGATGGTTCTTTAGGGATTTCTGTACACGCCCCATACGATAAAATTATTGTAACAGCAGGTGCCCCTTTTGTACCGGAAGTTTTACTTAAGCAGCTTAAAATTGGTGGCATACTCGTAATCCCGGTAGGTAATGAGCATGCCCAGGTTATGGTAACCGTAATTAGAGTGAGTGAAACTGATTATGAGAAAATAGAACTGGATACCTTTAGATTTGTCCCTTTGGTAGGAGACCAGGCCTGGTAA
- the smpB gene encoding SsrA-binding protein SmpB — protein sequence MKNDIQIKNKRAYFDYHIIEKYEAGLALLGTEIKAIRQGKANMSDAFCMFVGNILYVRNLHISEYSHSSFHHHDIKRDRALLLQKKELKKLRVKGEEKGYTIVPLRIFTNDRGFAKIEIALAQGKKEFDKRDSIKDRESKREMNRAMKV from the coding sequence ATGAAGAACGATATACAAATAAAAAACAAAAGGGCTTATTTTGACTACCACATTATTGAGAAATATGAGGCCGGACTGGCACTTTTGGGTACAGAAATCAAAGCTATCAGACAAGGAAAAGCGAACATGTCTGACGCTTTTTGCATGTTTGTTGGCAACATTTTGTATGTAAGAAACCTTCATATCTCTGAATATAGCCACAGTTCTTTTCATCACCATGATATAAAAAGAGACAGGGCTTTGCTTTTACAAAAAAAGGAATTAAAAAAACTAAGGGTTAAGGGCGAAGAAAAAGGCTATACAATTGTTCCTTTACGAATTTTCACCAATGACAGGGGATTTGCAAAAATAGAAATTGCGTTGGCGCAAGGAAAAAAAGAATTTGACAAACGAGACAGCATCAAAGATCGTGAATCAAAACGTGAGATGAATCGTGCAATGAAAGTTTAA
- a CDS encoding Nramp family divalent metal transporter: protein MKRDAESLSEVHQSIDTNKRTGWKRILSFIGPAYLVSVGYMDPGNWATDLAGGSKFGYQLIWVLLMSNLIALLLQSLSARLGIVRGLDLAQASRNSYPKWVNIPLFILAQTAIVACDLAEIIGMAIGLQLLFKLPLIWGISLTIFDTFLLLFLMNKGMRKMEAFIVSMVFIVGISFLVEMFIVEPSFTEIASGFKPSLLSGQALYIAIGIIGATVMPHNLYLHSSLVQTRKFERDSNGIREAIKFNFIDTAVALNLAFFVNAAILILAAAAFYKNGLHEVAEIKDAHRLLENIFGGVAPSLFAIALIAAGQSSTVTGTLAGQIIMEGHLNLRIEPWLRRLITRILAIAPAFFTILWFGEDALSGLLILSQVVLSLQLGFAVIPLIHFTSSKKEMKEFAIKTWVKILAWLSALVIVILNVKLVIEEISGWANDINGSFIYGLILLFAAAIGFLLLYIFIYPLFKSRKDKQVNIPHGHALNINDIEKITYKRIGITVDFSKQDRNTIQHALLQGGKDATYDLIHIVETAVARYHGQLALDHETQSDADNLQKYCDNLAKLGYTAHPYIGFGSTAKSIAEISKKNKLELLVMGAHGHKGIKDLIFGTTVDSVRHKVSIPIFIVK from the coding sequence ATGAAAAGAGACGCAGAATCATTAAGTGAGGTTCATCAAAGCATTGACACTAACAAACGCACTGGTTGGAAAAGGATCCTGTCTTTTATAGGCCCGGCTTATTTAGTTAGTGTAGGCTATATGGATCCGGGAAACTGGGCCACAGATCTTGCTGGTGGAAGCAAATTTGGCTACCAACTTATCTGGGTCTTACTGATGTCTAACTTAATTGCATTATTACTACAATCGCTTAGTGCACGACTAGGCATAGTAAGAGGATTAGATTTAGCACAAGCTTCCAGAAATAGTTATCCAAAATGGGTAAACATTCCCTTATTTATTCTGGCACAAACTGCTATAGTAGCCTGTGACCTCGCTGAGATTATTGGAATGGCAATAGGACTACAGCTATTATTTAAGTTGCCCCTTATATGGGGAATAAGTCTCACTATATTTGATACTTTCTTACTCCTATTCTTAATGAATAAAGGCATGCGAAAAATGGAAGCATTTATTGTATCCATGGTTTTCATTGTTGGAATTTCCTTTCTGGTAGAGATGTTTATCGTTGAGCCCTCTTTCACAGAAATAGCCAGTGGTTTTAAACCGAGTTTACTATCGGGACAGGCATTGTACATAGCCATAGGAATTATTGGTGCCACCGTGATGCCCCACAACCTTTACCTTCATTCTTCACTTGTGCAGACCAGAAAATTTGAGAGAGACAGCAACGGTATTAGAGAGGCTATCAAATTCAATTTCATTGATACCGCAGTAGCACTTAACCTTGCTTTTTTTGTGAATGCTGCCATTTTGATACTTGCTGCTGCTGCCTTTTACAAAAATGGCCTTCATGAAGTTGCTGAAATTAAAGATGCCCACCGCTTATTGGAAAATATATTTGGTGGTGTTGCACCCAGTCTTTTTGCCATTGCCTTAATTGCTGCCGGACAAAGTTCTACCGTTACCGGAACGCTTGCTGGTCAAATTATTATGGAAGGACACTTAAATCTGCGTATTGAACCCTGGCTACGCCGTCTAATTACCAGGATACTAGCTATTGCACCTGCTTTTTTCACCATTTTATGGTTTGGAGAAGACGCGTTAAGTGGTCTGCTTATTTTGAGTCAGGTGGTGTTGAGCTTACAATTGGGTTTTGCAGTGATCCCACTTATACATTTCACCTCAAGTAAAAAAGAGATGAAAGAATTTGCTATTAAAACCTGGGTTAAAATTCTGGCCTGGTTAAGTGCATTGGTGATTGTAATCTTAAATGTAAAGCTTGTAATAGAAGAAATTTCAGGATGGGCCAATGATATTAACGGTTCGTTCATCTACGGTTTAATCCTGCTCTTTGCGGCTGCCATTGGCTTTTTGCTACTTTACATATTTATTTATCCGCTATTCAAATCCAGGAAAGACAAGCAGGTAAATATCCCCCATGGGCATGCGTTAAACATTAATGACATCGAAAAAATTACCTATAAAAGGATTGGTATTACTGTAGATTTCTCGAAACAAGACCGCAACACTATTCAACATGCTTTACTACAGGGAGGAAAGGATGCCACCTACGATTTAATCCATATTGTTGAAACAGCTGTAGCACGATATCATGGACAGCTTGCATTAGATCATGAAACACAAAGTGACGCAGATAACCTCCAAAAGTATTGCGATAATCTTGCAAAACTTGGCTACACTGCTCACCCTTATATTGGATTTGGCAGCACTGCAAAATCAATTGCAGAGATTAGTAAAAAAAATAAACTCGAACTACTGGTAATGGGGGCTCATGGACATAAAGGAATTAAAGATCTTATTTTTGGCACCACTGTTGACTCGGTGAGGCATAAAGTATCAATTCCAATATTTATAGTTAAATAA
- a CDS encoding metal-dependent transcriptional regulator: MKSNSFTEENYLKAIYHLSVDSAVAVQTNAIADGMHTKPASVTDMIKRLAEKQMVNYTRYQGVTLTDLGKKAAINVIRKHRLWEVFLVNKLNFKWDEVHDIAEQLEHVNSDILIDRLDQHLNFPRQDPHGDPIPDKNGKFEDISLIKLNKLQPGDKGMIVGVMEHSSPFLKHLEKIGLTLGTDITINDLTDFDGSVELLVSDKKLNISREVAKNILIKL; this comes from the coding sequence ATGAAAAGCAACTCATTTACAGAAGAGAACTACCTCAAAGCAATATACCACCTATCGGTAGATTCCGCTGTTGCAGTGCAAACTAATGCAATTGCTGATGGCATGCATACAAAACCTGCTTCTGTAACGGATATGATTAAACGTTTAGCGGAAAAGCAAATGGTCAACTATACCCGTTATCAGGGTGTAACGTTAACAGATCTGGGTAAAAAAGCTGCTATTAATGTGATCCGAAAGCATAGGTTGTGGGAAGTATTTTTGGTAAACAAACTGAACTTTAAATGGGACGAAGTGCATGATATAGCCGAGCAACTGGAGCATGTTAATTCAGACATATTAATAGATCGTTTAGATCAGCACCTGAACTTCCCCAGGCAAGACCCACATGGAGACCCCATACCAGACAAGAACGGAAAATTTGAAGACATATCACTCATTAAACTGAATAAGTTGCAACCAGGAGACAAAGGAATGATTGTAGGTGTTATGGAGCATTCCTCCCCTTTTTTAAAACATCTTGAAAAAATAGGCCTTACACTTGGCACAGACATCACAATTAATGACCTTACTGATTTTGATGGTTCGGTAGAACTGCTTGTTAGCGACAAGAAATTGAACATTAGCAGAGAGGTTGCAAAAAATATATTGATCAAACTATAG
- a CDS encoding Lrp/AsnC family transcriptional regulator, translated as MAADLDKIDFKILKLLQENGRITNLLLSQEIGLSPAPTLERVRKLEMSGYIKSYHALVDEEKLGLGIKTFIQVQLDFHKNNTIQIFLDEVNVINEVTECHHVTGQADFLLKVYVNDIKSYERLIMDKISKISVVKTFQTMMIMSTTKKEPIVPLEY; from the coding sequence ATGGCTGCTGATTTAGATAAAATTGATTTTAAAATACTTAAACTCTTGCAAGAAAACGGAAGGATAACCAATTTGTTATTAAGCCAGGAAATTGGCCTTTCTCCAGCTCCTACGCTTGAGCGTGTGCGTAAGCTGGAAATGTCTGGATACATTAAAAGTTATCATGCATTGGTTGATGAGGAGAAGTTAGGTTTAGGTATCAAGACTTTTATTCAAGTACAGTTAGATTTTCACAAGAACAATACGATACAAATTTTTCTTGATGAAGTTAATGTGATTAATGAGGTTACTGAATGCCATCATGTAACTGGCCAGGCAGATTTTCTATTGAAAGTATATGTAAATGATATCAAATCCTATGAGCGCCTGATCATGGACAAAATCAGTAAAATTTCGGTTGTAAAGACATTTCAGACCATGATGATTATGTCAACTACCAAAAAAGAGCCAATTGTGCCCCTGGAATATTAA
- the ung gene encoding uracil-DNA glycosylase: MSAALEPGWLTILGNEFEKEYMKSLKSFLLEEKQKGYTVFPKGPDIFNAFNHTPFDNVKVIILGQDPYHGNGQAHGLSFSVQKGITTPPSLKNIYKELETDIPGFKIPVHGNLTKWADEGVLLLNATLTVRAHEAGSHQGKGWEIFTDRVIAELSARKTGLVFLLWGKYAQNKTALIDATKHTILKAAHPSPFSAYNGFFGSKHFSTANQKLTAQGITPIDWQID; encoded by the coding sequence ATGTCAGCAGCACTTGAACCGGGTTGGTTAACTATTTTAGGGAACGAATTTGAAAAGGAATACATGAAATCTTTAAAGTCTTTCTTGCTTGAAGAAAAACAAAAAGGTTACACTGTATTCCCAAAAGGCCCAGACATTTTTAATGCTTTTAACCATACCCCTTTTGATAACGTTAAGGTTATTATCCTTGGTCAAGACCCCTATCATGGAAATGGTCAGGCGCATGGGCTTTCGTTTTCAGTACAAAAAGGCATTACTACACCCCCATCACTAAAAAACATTTATAAAGAACTTGAAACTGATATCCCGGGATTTAAAATTCCTGTACATGGTAATCTTACCAAATGGGCAGATGAAGGTGTGCTGTTACTCAATGCAACACTAACGGTCCGGGCACATGAGGCAGGTTCTCACCAGGGAAAAGGTTGGGAAATTTTCACGGATAGGGTAATTGCAGAATTATCTGCCAGAAAAACTGGCCTGGTCTTTTTATTATGGGGAAAGTACGCACAGAACAAAACTGCTTTAATAGACGCTACTAAACACACCATTCTAAAAGCAGCGCATCCCTCTCCATTTTCTGCATATAATGGATTTTTTGGCAGCAAACACTTTTCTACAGCTAATCAGAAGTTAACGGCCCAGGGAATTACTCCAATAGATTGGCAAATTGATTAA
- a CDS encoding DUF2892 domain-containing protein, translated as MPNVVRLIIAFTIFGASVALMIFGFWGWGILALFISILVGVTYFFNENMLLAQWYLRKDNMPKAEQFLKRITNYEKQLISFQQGYYNLLIGLIESRKAPMQSEKYFKKALSLGLHMDHNIAMAKLSLAGIAMGKRNKREAQMYLTEAKKADKNKLLADQIKQMKDQLGMLDKQQQVRYR; from the coding sequence ATGCCAAACGTAGTTCGTCTTATTATAGCTTTCACAATTTTTGGGGCTTCTGTTGCTTTAATGATTTTTGGTTTTTGGGGTTGGGGTATTTTAGCCTTGTTTATCAGTATTTTAGTTGGAGTAACCTATTTTTTTAATGAGAATATGTTACTTGCGCAGTGGTATTTGCGTAAAGACAATATGCCAAAGGCAGAACAATTTCTGAAAAGAATCACCAATTATGAGAAACAACTGATTAGCTTTCAGCAGGGGTACTACAATCTTTTAATTGGGTTAATTGAATCCAGGAAAGCACCAATGCAATCAGAAAAGTACTTTAAAAAAGCACTATCATTGGGCTTGCATATGGATCATAATATTGCAATGGCTAAACTTAGTCTTGCGGGCATCGCTATGGGAAAACGAAATAAACGAGAAGCTCAAATGTATCTTACGGAGGCCAAGAAAGCAGATAAGAATAAACTGCTAGCCGATCAGATTAAACAAATGAAAGATCAACTGGGGATGTTGGATAAACAACAACAGGTAAGATACAGGTAA
- the lysS gene encoding lysine--tRNA ligase has translation MSTSLSEQELLRRNSLNQLRELGINPYPAETFEINTTAADILANYEKEKTAYKTVSIAGRIMGRNIMGAASFAELQDSTGRIQVYLKRDELCPNEDKTLYNTVFKKLLDIGDFIGIQGFVFTTQTGEISIHVTEFKVLSKSLRPLPIVKRDDDGNVYDGFTNPELRYRQRYVDLTVNPDFKQIFIIRSKVINTMRNYFDSQGWMEVETPILQPIHGGAAARPFATHHNTLDMPLYLRIANELYLKRLIVAGFDGVYEFGKMFRNEGMDRTHNPEFTSMEIYVAYKDYIWMMGMVEECLEKIAVAIHGSPIVKVADHEINFEGPYEKLTMYESIHKYTGIDVSEMTEDQISETCKTLGIEIDNSMGRGKLIDELFSEKVEANLIQPTYITDYPLEMTPLAKKHRSKDGLVERFELFVLGKEIGNAYSELNDPIDQKERFEDQLKLAARGDDEAMAMDDDFIRALEYGMPPTSGLGIGIDRLVMLMTNQSTIQEVLFFPQMRPEKKAKITTDQDFIDSGVPEEWVQVVRKMGINTIEELKAANPNKVFNDLGGMRKKMKLDIVMPAKEDVMSWFS, from the coding sequence ATGAGTACATCACTATCAGAACAAGAATTATTACGCCGCAATTCCTTAAATCAATTACGCGAACTTGGCATCAACCCTTACCCTGCAGAAACTTTTGAGATAAATACTACTGCTGCAGATATTTTAGCCAACTACGAAAAAGAGAAGACTGCTTATAAAACTGTAAGCATAGCCGGTCGTATCATGGGACGCAATATTATGGGAGCTGCATCTTTTGCAGAACTTCAGGACTCGACAGGCAGAATACAGGTATATTTAAAAAGAGATGAGCTTTGTCCTAATGAAGACAAGACTCTATACAATACGGTTTTTAAAAAATTACTGGATATAGGTGATTTTATTGGTATTCAAGGATTCGTGTTCACGACTCAAACTGGTGAGATTTCAATTCACGTAACTGAGTTTAAAGTACTCTCTAAATCTTTACGCCCCCTACCTATTGTAAAACGTGATGATGATGGAAACGTATATGATGGATTTACAAATCCTGAGTTGCGTTATAGACAACGTTACGTAGATTTAACGGTGAATCCTGATTTTAAACAAATCTTCATCATCAGGTCTAAAGTAATTAACACGATGAGAAATTACTTTGACAGCCAGGGATGGATGGAGGTGGAAACACCCATTTTACAACCTATTCATGGAGGTGCGGCTGCACGACCTTTTGCTACACATCACAATACGCTTGACATGCCGCTATACCTTCGTATAGCGAATGAATTATATCTTAAACGATTGATTGTTGCTGGATTTGACGGTGTTTATGAATTCGGAAAAATGTTCAGAAATGAAGGAATGGACCGCACTCACAACCCGGAATTTACTTCTATGGAAATCTATGTAGCCTATAAAGACTACATCTGGATGATGGGAATGGTGGAAGAATGTCTTGAAAAAATTGCAGTAGCTATTCATGGTTCTCCCATTGTTAAAGTAGCCGATCATGAGATTAACTTTGAAGGTCCATATGAAAAATTGACAATGTATGAGTCTATTCACAAATACACGGGCATTGATGTCTCCGAAATGACTGAAGATCAAATTAGTGAAACTTGTAAAACCCTTGGAATAGAAATAGACAATTCAATGGGCCGCGGTAAACTAATTGATGAGTTATTCAGTGAAAAGGTAGAAGCCAATTTAATTCAGCCAACCTACATTACAGATTATCCATTGGAAATGACACCACTTGCTAAAAAGCACCGTAGTAAAGATGGTTTAGTAGAAAGATTTGAACTATTTGTACTGGGCAAGGAAATTGGAAATGCTTATTCTGAACTAAATGATCCGATTGATCAAAAAGAACGTTTTGAAGACCAGCTAAAACTTGCTGCACGTGGTGATGATGAAGCCATGGCAATGGATGATGATTTTATCCGTGCATTAGAATATGGAATGCCACCTACTTCCGGTTTAGGAATTGGTATTGATCGTTTGGTGATGTTAATGACTAATCAGTCTACTATACAGGAAGTATTATTTTTTCCTCAAATGCGTCCTGAGAAAAAAGCTAAAATAACTACCGATCAGGATTTCATTGATTCTGGTGTTCCTGAAGAGTGGGTACAGGTAGTTCGTAAAATGGGTATCAATACCATTGAAGAGCTTAAAGCTGCAAATCCAAACAAGGTATTTAACGACCTCGGTGGAATGAGAAAAAAAATGAAATTAGATATAGTTATGCCTGCTAAGGAAGATGTAATGTCCTGGTTTTCTTAA